One region of Alosa sapidissima isolate fAloSap1 chromosome 1, fAloSap1.pri, whole genome shotgun sequence genomic DNA includes:
- the snai2 gene encoding zinc finger protein SNAI2 yields MPRSFLVKKHFNSSKKPNYSELEGPTVFISPCLYKSHPMPLIPQPEILSSVAYNPITVWTTSNLPLSPLPSDLSPVSGYPSSLSDTSSKDHSGSESPRSDDDDRMLTKLTDPLAVEAEKFQCSLCSKSYSTYSGLMKHKQLHCDAQTRKSFSCKYCEKEYVSLGALKMHIRTHTLPCVCKICGKAFSRPWLLQGHIRTHTGEKPFSCPHCSRAFADRSNLRAHLQTHSDVKKYQCKNCSKTFSRMSLLHKHEESGCCVAH; encoded by the exons ATGCCACGCTCATTCCTTGTAAAGAAACACTTCAACTCATCTAAGAAGCCGAATTACAGTGAACTTGAAGGTCCAACAG TATTTATTTCACCATGCCTTTACAAAAGTCATCCAATGCCGCTCATCCCTCAACCGGAGATCCTTAGCTCTGTGGCATATAACCCTATCACGGTATGGACTACGAGCAATTTGCCACTCTCTCCGCTCCCAAGTGACCTATCGCCTGTGTCAGGATACCCATCCTCGCTCTCAGACACGTCCTCCAAAGACCACAGCGGTTCGGAGAGCCCCAGAAGCGATGACGATGATCGCATGCTCACTAAGCTCACGGACCCTCTCGCCGTGGAGGCTGAAAAGTTTCAATGCAGTTTGTGTAGCAAGTCGTACTCCACGTACTCCGGGTTGATGAAGCACAAGCAACTACACTGCGACGCTCAAACGAGGAAATCTTTTAGCTGTAAATATTGCGAGAAGGAGTACGTCAGTCTTGGAGCTTTAAAGATGCACATCAGAACTCATACGCTGCCTTGTGTCTGCAAGATATGTGGGAAAGCTTTCTCTAGACCATGGTTGCTTCAGGGGCATATTCGAACACATACAG gCGAGAAGCCCTTTTCCTGCCCACACTGTAGCAGGGCCTTCGCCGACAGGTCCAACCTCAGGGCTCACCTCCAGACCCACTCGGATGTGAAAAAATACCAGTGCAAAAACTGTTCCAAAACCTTCTCCAGAATGTCTCTTCTGCACAAGCATGAGGAATCTGGCTGTTGTGTAGCACACTGA